The proteins below come from a single Juglans regia cultivar Chandler chromosome 12, Walnut 2.0, whole genome shotgun sequence genomic window:
- the LOC109022003 gene encoding protein PHR1-LIKE 2-like, with the protein MYSAIHSLPLDVGHAEFQGTLDGTNLPGDACLVLTSDPKPRLRWTVELHERFVDAVTQLGGPDKATPKTIMRTMGVKGLTLYHLKSHLQKYRLGKQSCKESIESSKDASCMAESLDTGSSLSPSSRMLAQDMNDGYQVTEALRVQMEVQRRLHEQLEVQRHLQLRIEAQGKYLQSILEKACNALNDQAAESAGLEATREELSALAIKVSNDRLVLAPLETMKIPSLSEIASAIENNNTSNLPARIGDCSVESCLTSTGSPVSPMGVSLQATALKKRPRPLFGNVDSLPLEGNMRQDIEWMMTNIG; encoded by the exons ATGTACTCGGCCATTCACTCTCTCCCGCTCGATGTGGGGCACGCCGAGTTCCAGGGAACTCTGGACGGGACGAACCTACCCGGCGACGCTTGCTTGGTCCTCACCTCGGATCCGAAACCCCGGCTCCGGTGGACCGTGGAGCTCCACGAGAGGTTCGTGGACGCTGTGACCCAGCTCGGTGGCCCTGACA AAGCAACACCTAAGACTATTATGAGAACAATGGGAGTAAAAGGGCTCACCCTTTATCACTTGAAATCACATCTTCAG AAATACCGCTTGGGGAAACAATCTTGCAAGGAATCAATTGAAAGCTCTAAGGATG CTTCATGCATGGCCGAAAGTCTGGACACTGGCTCATCTTTATCCCCATCTTCAAGAATGCTAGCGCAAGACATGAATGA TGGTTACCAAGTTACTGAGGCATTGCGGGTACAAATGGAAGTCCAGCGAAGACTGCATGAGCAGCTGGAG GTGCAGCGTCATCTGCAACTTCGGATTGAAGCGCAAGGAAAATACCTGCAGTCAATACTGGAGAAGGCTTGCAATGCTCTGAATGATCAGGCTGCTGAATCTGCTGGGCTTGAAGCTACTAGGGAAGAGCTCTCGGCACTGGCAATCAAGGTTTCCAATGACCGTCTAGTACTGGCTCCACTCGAGACCATGAAAATTCCCTCGTTGTCTGAAATTGCTTCAGCTATAGAGAATAATAACACTTCTAATCTGCCTGCTCGCATTGGCGACTGCTCTGTTGAAAGCTGCTTGACATCCACTGGGAGCCCAGTTTCTCCAATGGGTGTAAGTTTGCAGGCTACTGCTTTGAAGAAGAGACCAAGGCCCTTATTTGGCAATGTAGACTCATTGCCCTTGGAGGGTAACATGCGGCAAGATATAGAATGGATGATGACTAATATTGGCTGA
- the LOC109022011 gene encoding probable calcium-binding protein CML22 isoform X2, with the protein MFYCCNSPNKYKRLDAKLERKMVEAKKGSSGDHNFKSINSIIMKFPQLRDSLKNIRAVFEQYDEDSNGTIDHEELKKCLQKLQLHLTEEEVEDLFHSCDIDGHEGIQFNEFIVLLCLIYLLKGPSSSNTMSRLGSPQLEATFDTVIEVFLFLDKNGNGKLNKNDMVKALNDASPQEKSPSHISRTRFEEMDWDRNGQVSFREFLFAFIKWVGIDTDEEMSLTGG; encoded by the exons ATGTTTTACTGTTGTAACTCACCAAACAAGTACAAGAGGTTGGATGCAAAGCTTGAAAGGAAAATGGTTGAGGCCAAGAAAGGTTCCTCAGGAGATCACAATTTCAAGTCAATTAACAGCATCATTATGAAGTTCCCTCAGTTAAGAGACAGTTTAAAAAACATTAGAGCTGTGTTTGAACAGTATG atGAGGACTCTAATGGAACTATTGACCATGAGGAACTAAAGAAATGCTTACAGAAACTGCAACTCCATCTGACCGAGGAGGAGGTTGAGGATCTTTTCCATTCATGTGACATTGATGGCCATGAAGGGATACAATTCAATGAGTTTATTGTTCTTCTCTGTCTTATCTATCTTCTGAAGGGGCCTTCTTCCTCTAATACT ATGTCAAGGTTGGGTTCGCCACAGCTTGAAGCGACTTTTGATACTGTAATTGAAGTATTCTTGTTTCTTGATAAGAATGGAAATGGAAAGCTGAATAAGAATGACATGGTCAAGGCATTGAATGACGCTTCTCCTCAGGAGAAATCCCCTTCTCACATCAGTCGGACCCGTTTCG AAGAAATGGACTGGGACAGGAATGGGCAGGTCAGTTTCAGGGAGTTCCTCTTTGCT
- the LOC109022011 gene encoding probable calcium-binding protein CML22 isoform X3, with product MFYCCNSPNKYKRLDAKLERKMVEAKKGSSGDHNFKSINSIIMKFPQLRDSLKNIRAVFEQYDEDSNGTIDHEELKKCLQKLQLHLTEEEMSRLGSPQLEATFDTVIEVFLFLDKNGNGKLNKNDMVKALNDASPQEKSPSHISRTRFEEMDWDRNGQVSFREFLFAFIKWVGIDTDEEMSLTGG from the exons ATGTTTTACTGTTGTAACTCACCAAACAAGTACAAGAGGTTGGATGCAAAGCTTGAAAGGAAAATGGTTGAGGCCAAGAAAGGTTCCTCAGGAGATCACAATTTCAAGTCAATTAACAGCATCATTATGAAGTTCCCTCAGTTAAGAGACAGTTTAAAAAACATTAGAGCTGTGTTTGAACAGTATG atGAGGACTCTAATGGAACTATTGACCATGAGGAACTAAAGAAATGCTTACAGAAACTGCAACTCCATCTGACCGAGGAGGAG ATGTCAAGGTTGGGTTCGCCACAGCTTGAAGCGACTTTTGATACTGTAATTGAAGTATTCTTGTTTCTTGATAAGAATGGAAATGGAAAGCTGAATAAGAATGACATGGTCAAGGCATTGAATGACGCTTCTCCTCAGGAGAAATCCCCTTCTCACATCAGTCGGACCCGTTTCG AAGAAATGGACTGGGACAGGAATGGGCAGGTCAGTTTCAGGGAGTTCCTCTTTGCT
- the LOC109022011 gene encoding probable calcium-binding protein CML22 isoform X1 codes for MFYCCNSPNKYKRLDAKLERKMVEAKKGSSGDHNFKSINSIIMKFPQLRDSLKNIRAVFEQYDEDSNGTIDHEELKKCLQKLQLHLTEEEVEDLFHSCDIDGHEGIQFNEFIVLLCLIYLLKGPSSSNTMSRLGSPQLEATFDTVIEVFLFLDKNGNGKLNKNDMVKALNDASPQEKSPSHISRTRFEEMDWDRNGQEVKQIQDRFEMNWM; via the exons ATGTTTTACTGTTGTAACTCACCAAACAAGTACAAGAGGTTGGATGCAAAGCTTGAAAGGAAAATGGTTGAGGCCAAGAAAGGTTCCTCAGGAGATCACAATTTCAAGTCAATTAACAGCATCATTATGAAGTTCCCTCAGTTAAGAGACAGTTTAAAAAACATTAGAGCTGTGTTTGAACAGTATG atGAGGACTCTAATGGAACTATTGACCATGAGGAACTAAAGAAATGCTTACAGAAACTGCAACTCCATCTGACCGAGGAGGAGGTTGAGGATCTTTTCCATTCATGTGACATTGATGGCCATGAAGGGATACAATTCAATGAGTTTATTGTTCTTCTCTGTCTTATCTATCTTCTGAAGGGGCCTTCTTCCTCTAATACT ATGTCAAGGTTGGGTTCGCCACAGCTTGAAGCGACTTTTGATACTGTAATTGAAGTATTCTTGTTTCTTGATAAGAATGGAAATGGAAAGCTGAATAAGAATGACATGGTCAAGGCATTGAATGACGCTTCTCCTCAGGAGAAATCCCCTTCTCACATCAGTCGGACCCGTTTCG AAGAAATGGACTGGGACAGGAATGGGCAG